The Candidatus Binataceae bacterium genome has a window encoding:
- a CDS encoding chloride channel protein, with amino-acid sequence MRAPGFGLRTDQREYVQLILLSVMVGVLGALGNFGFRALIEFFTWLFQQVLWTALGIERGGYFRLLIPLVLMSGGFLIMLVDRVFPEDVLGYGFPQFLEQINLGNPRIKRRWMFVKAIGASLSLGCGASVGREGPIAQIGGAIGSAVARLRNLSPDRVKVLVAAGAGAGIATTFNAPIGGLMFAQEIVLLGHTELANLTLLIIATTTAVVASHAFQGSHSVFVVPQFQLRSYWEMFTYGILGVVLGVMGAAFIRFFHFTAGAFRKMQVPDWAKIELGLALVGIIAIGWPDNLSDGYPVINRAMAGEFGLATLAALTVTKFVGSSVSLGCGAPGGVFGPIFFIGTMAGGAFQRLSAMLLPHLTGPRGSYSLVGLGAFLAATTHAPLTALFLLFEMTQGYDIALPAMIATVTALVVARAIEGESIDTYRLAREGKTLQISQERLALTQIPVSAVMTKEVALVRENTALADLLRVAGETSQSTLPVVSSEGGLSGLIVTRALLGLLAGGRDLGPLVNAYDIAEANCAEVLATENLYSASQIMEHEGIEELPVVERRYGGKFLGLVTRQHIVQALNRVTASVGSIATRDEPIYWASGYRVTRLEIPPAAAGKTIRELDPRARFSVTVLALRSVKNPDAGFTPITPDGTLNAGDLIITAGRPGDIRKFERELEQPASVASG; translated from the coding sequence ATGAGAGCGCCAGGCTTCGGGTTGCGCACCGACCAACGCGAATACGTGCAGCTCATCTTGTTGTCGGTGATGGTCGGAGTGCTGGGCGCGCTCGGGAATTTCGGCTTTCGGGCCCTCATAGAATTTTTCACCTGGCTCTTTCAACAGGTCCTATGGACCGCGCTGGGAATTGAGCGGGGCGGTTACTTCCGCCTGCTGATTCCGCTGGTACTGATGAGCGGCGGGTTTTTGATCATGCTTGTTGACCGGGTGTTCCCGGAGGACGTCCTCGGCTACGGCTTTCCGCAGTTCCTGGAGCAAATAAATCTCGGCAATCCGCGCATCAAGCGGCGTTGGATGTTCGTCAAGGCGATCGGTGCGTCGCTCTCGCTGGGCTGTGGCGCGTCGGTCGGGCGCGAAGGCCCCATCGCCCAGATAGGCGGAGCCATCGGGTCCGCGGTTGCGCGGCTGCGCAACCTGAGCCCGGACCGGGTGAAAGTGCTGGTTGCGGCAGGGGCGGGGGCGGGCATCGCGACTACCTTCAACGCGCCAATCGGCGGGCTTATGTTTGCGCAGGAGATCGTTCTGCTGGGCCACACGGAGCTTGCGAATCTTACGCTGCTCATCATCGCGACGACCACCGCGGTGGTCGCATCGCACGCGTTTCAGGGCAGCCACAGTGTCTTCGTGGTGCCGCAGTTTCAGCTGCGCAGCTACTGGGAGATGTTCACGTACGGGATTTTGGGCGTGGTGCTCGGCGTGATGGGCGCCGCCTTCATCCGGTTTTTTCATTTCACCGCGGGCGCATTTCGAAAGATGCAAGTGCCGGACTGGGCCAAAATCGAATTGGGACTTGCGCTGGTGGGTATTATCGCGATCGGGTGGCCGGACAATCTCTCCGACGGGTACCCGGTAATCAATCGCGCAATGGCGGGTGAGTTCGGCCTGGCCACGCTCGCCGCGTTGACGGTGACAAAGTTTGTGGGTTCCAGCGTCTCACTCGGCTGCGGAGCGCCGGGAGGAGTGTTTGGCCCGATTTTTTTCATCGGGACCATGGCGGGCGGGGCGTTTCAACGCCTGTCGGCGATGCTGTTGCCGCACCTGACCGGTCCGCGCGGTTCGTACTCATTGGTCGGTTTGGGTGCCTTTCTTGCGGCCACCACCCATGCGCCGCTGACCGCGCTGTTCCTGCTTTTCGAGATGACCCAAGGATACGACATCGCGCTTCCCGCGATGATCGCGACCGTTACCGCATTGGTAGTCGCGCGCGCGATCGAGGGCGAATCGATCGACACCTACCGGCTTGCCCGCGAAGGCAAGACCCTACAAATCAGCCAGGAACGATTGGCGTTGACGCAGATTCCGGTAAGCGCGGTGATGACCAAGGAGGTCGCGCTGGTGCGCGAGAACACGGCTCTGGCCGATCTCCTCCGAGTTGCCGGCGAGACTTCGCAATCGACGCTGCCGGTAGTTAGCAGCGAAGGGGGACTGTCGGGGCTCATCGTGACGCGCGCCTTGCTCGGTTTGCTTGCCGGCGGGCGGGACTTAGGTCCGTTGGTCAATGCTTACGATATTGCGGAAGCGAATTGTGCCGAGGTTCTGGCTACCGAGAACCTGTACTCGGCAAGCCAGATCATGGAACACGAGGGGATCGAGGAACTGCCAGTCGTGGAACGCCGCTACGGCGGGAAGTTTCTCGGTTTGGTGACGCGCCAGCACATCGTGCAGGCTCTCAATCGCGTCACCGCGTCGGTGGGTTCGATCGCAACGCGTGATGAGCCGATTTATTGGGCGAGCGGATACCGTGTGACTCGGCTGGAGATTCCGCCGGCGGCGGCCGGAAAGACAATCCGGGAGCTGGATCCACGCGCGCGCTTTTCGGTTACCGTTCTGGCGCTGCGCAGTGTCAAAAATCCGGACGCCGGCTTCACTCCAATCACCCCGGACGGAACCTTGAATGCCGGTGATCTGATAATCACCGCCGGCCGTCCCGGCGATATCCGCAAGTTCGAGCGCGAGCTAGAACAGCCCGCCTCGGTGGCGTCGGGGTGA
- a CDS encoding aspartate aminotransferase family protein, which produces MPQSEAMFIRGPHDPIAIERAEGPWLYTRDGRKILDGGAGAVVVNIGQGREEIAEIARRTIARLDYVLPVWTSPERERLVERLLKWTPAGIDRFFFTSGGSEANEAAFKFALLYHKVRGKITKNKIVGRQFSYHGNTIAALSAAGTGRRADYEQVLIDWPKIPPSYCYRCPWGKTYPGCDLDCAAALEQKILELGADSIAAFIAEPMMGSAGGAVPPVKEYWPRLREICSKYDVLLIADEVMTGFGRTGRRFAVDHWNVVPDILVGGKGLTGGYLPMGVCAVRGELVEEVERSKADFMFYTYSSHPVTCAVADGVLEIMEREQLVERSAQVGARLGAQLREELSGHPMVGDIRGSGLFWGIELVHDKATRMPFAPEKRVTNKVLAAALRRGLFFYPANGMAGQGRGDAMMLTPPFVIGDEEIEFAVRTARDALEDIRPTL; this is translated from the coding sequence ATGCCGCAAAGCGAAGCGATGTTCATACGCGGGCCGCACGATCCGATCGCGATCGAGCGGGCTGAGGGGCCCTGGCTGTACACGCGCGACGGCCGCAAGATCCTCGATGGCGGGGCCGGCGCGGTGGTTGTGAATATTGGACAGGGGCGGGAGGAAATTGCCGAAATTGCCCGCCGGACGATCGCGCGCCTCGACTACGTTCTCCCGGTCTGGACCTCGCCCGAGCGCGAGCGGCTGGTCGAACGGTTGCTCAAGTGGACACCCGCGGGCATCGACCGATTCTTCTTCACCAGCGGCGGGTCGGAAGCGAACGAGGCGGCCTTCAAATTTGCGCTTCTTTATCACAAGGTCCGCGGCAAGATCACCAAGAACAAGATCGTTGGGCGGCAGTTCTCCTATCACGGCAACACCATCGCAGCATTGTCTGCGGCCGGCACCGGCCGGCGCGCGGATTACGAGCAGGTGCTTATCGACTGGCCAAAAATTCCGCCCTCGTACTGTTACCGATGCCCGTGGGGCAAGACCTACCCGGGCTGTGACCTGGATTGCGCCGCGGCGCTGGAGCAAAAAATTCTCGAGCTGGGCGCCGACTCGATTGCGGCGTTTATCGCCGAGCCGATGATGGGGTCGGCGGGCGGTGCGGTTCCTCCGGTAAAGGAATATTGGCCGCGTCTTCGAGAGATCTGCTCGAAGTACGACGTTTTGCTCATCGCCGATGAAGTGATGACGGGCTTTGGCCGCACGGGCCGGCGCTTTGCGGTCGACCATTGGAACGTGGTTCCGGATATCCTGGTGGGCGGCAAGGGTCTTACCGGCGGGTATTTGCCGATGGGCGTGTGCGCCGTGCGCGGAGAGCTGGTTGAAGAGGTGGAGCGCAGCAAGGCCGACTTCATGTTCTACACCTACAGTTCGCATCCGGTGACGTGCGCGGTCGCCGACGGCGTGCTCGAGATCATGGAGCGTGAGCAGCTCGTCGAACGTTCGGCGCAAGTGGGTGCGCGGCTGGGAGCGCAACTGCGCGAGGAGTTGTCGGGTCATCCGATGGTGGGGGACATACGGGGTTCGGGACTGTTCTGGGGCATCGAGCTGGTGCACGACAAGGCCACCCGCATGCCGTTTGCGCCCGAGAAGCGAGTCACCAACAAAGTGCTGGCCGCGGCGCTGCGGCGCGGGCTGTTCTTCTACCCGGCAAACGGAATGGCAGGGCAGGGCCGCGGCGACGCGATGATGCTCACCCCGCCGTTCGTCATCGGCGACGAGGAAATCGAATTCGCGGTGCGTACCGCCCGCGATGCACTCGAAGATATCCGGCCGACTTTGTAA
- a CDS encoding alpha/beta hydrolase, with protein MADSIIGPTSHYFYSQRLKLHYVDWGNPGRPLLVLMHGGRDHCRNWDWVALDLRDHFHIIAPDLRGHGDSDWAVGGNYSMIDYVLDLTQLMRAVASEPATLIGHSLGGSIVLQYSGVYPSSLKQVVSIEGMGPPPHMIQETPAHARMGNWIGQMQDLARRKVREYSSIEEALGRMREANPHLSQEQALHLTVWGVRRNENGTYSWKFDNYVHATSPYVFNTRDAREIWGRITCPTLLIRGAESWAGDWVKDGRFSAFRSAQTDTIEKAGHWVHHDQLGAFLKTLRRFLGL; from the coding sequence ATGGCCGATAGCATTATCGGGCCCACGTCCCATTACTTCTATTCGCAGCGCCTAAAGCTTCACTACGTCGACTGGGGGAATCCCGGTCGCCCGCTCCTGGTGCTGATGCATGGGGGCCGCGATCACTGCCGCAACTGGGACTGGGTCGCGCTCGATCTGCGCGATCACTTCCACATCATCGCGCCCGACCTGCGCGGTCATGGGGACTCGGATTGGGCGGTGGGCGGAAACTACTCGATGATCGATTACGTGCTGGATCTGACCCAGCTCATGCGCGCCGTGGCGTCCGAGCCCGCAACCCTCATCGGACACTCCCTGGGGGGCAGCATCGTTCTCCAGTACTCGGGCGTCTATCCGTCCTCGCTCAAGCAGGTCGTCTCCATCGAGGGCATGGGTCCGCCTCCGCACATGATCCAGGAGACACCGGCGCACGCTCGGATGGGCAACTGGATCGGACAAATGCAGGATCTCGCCCGCCGCAAGGTCCGCGAGTACTCCTCCATAGAGGAGGCGCTGGGCCGGATGCGCGAAGCGAATCCCCATCTGAGCCAGGAGCAGGCGCTGCACCTGACGGTGTGGGGCGTGCGGCGCAACGAGAACGGTACCTATTCCTGGAAGTTCGACAACTACGTGCACGCAACTTCGCCCTACGTGTTCAACACTCGCGACGCGCGCGAGATCTGGGGCCGAATCACCTGTCCCACGCTGCTGATTCGGGGCGCGGAATCGTGGGCTGGCGATTGGGTCAAGGATGGACGTTTCTCGGCATTTCGCAGCGCCCAGACCGATACCATCGAAAAGGCCGGACATTGGGTGCATCACGACCAGCTCGGCGCTTTTCTCAAGACCCTACGCCGCTTTCTGGGCCTCTAG
- a CDS encoding pyridoxamine 5'-phosphate oxidase family protein translates to MSKPVQTIAELRAIVPQPAKLVEAKILDHLDEQASAFLAASPFLLLSTSGTDGRIDVSPRGDEPGFVRIEDPRTIVLPERNGNNLAFSLQNIVENPNVGIIALLPNAGETLRINGKAVILADSDLLQELGARGKPAMVAVRVRSSGPIFNVPERFCAPGSGTRKPGPRRGAFRSGGSSPGGPRTRRTWSSASTRWSIAVTSRSDRFPACGQP, encoded by the coding sequence ATGAGCAAACCGGTCCAAACCATCGCGGAGCTGCGAGCGATCGTTCCTCAGCCGGCCAAGCTGGTCGAGGCGAAAATTCTTGATCACCTGGACGAGCAGGCCTCCGCATTCCTCGCTGCTTCACCATTTCTGCTGCTGTCAACCTCGGGTACCGACGGACGAATCGATGTTTCGCCGCGCGGCGACGAGCCGGGATTCGTACGAATCGAGGACCCGCGGACCATCGTGTTGCCGGAGCGCAACGGCAACAACCTAGCGTTCAGCCTTCAGAACATTGTCGAGAATCCGAACGTCGGAATTATCGCTCTGCTGCCCAACGCCGGGGAAACACTACGGATAAACGGCAAGGCCGTCATCCTTGCCGATTCGGACTTGCTCCAGGAACTAGGCGCCCGGGGCAAACCCGCGATGGTGGCAGTCCGCGTTCGATCGAGCGGGCCTATTTTCAATGTGCCCGAGCGCTTCTGCGCTCCCGGATCTGGGACCCGGAAACCTGGACCGCGCCGCGGCGCATTTCGTTCGGGAGGATCATCGCCCGGAGGACCGCGAACCAGAAGGACCTGGAGCAGCGCATCGACGCGATGGTCGATCGCAGTTACAAGTCGCTCTGATCGGTTCCCTGCCTGCGGGCAGCCCTGA